In Topomyia yanbarensis strain Yona2022 chromosome 2, ASM3024719v1, whole genome shotgun sequence, one DNA window encodes the following:
- the LOC131679220 gene encoding transmembrane protein 62-like produces MRFTTAAIALIAFIVIFSIFVANVANLVGIDSKLSKRLDAAYSEGQQRWQMDRLQRSGKQLKLDDSPWHLMWFLQISDIHISLYLDPTRVPHLIEFCNRTVDIIRPTVVLASGDLTDAKTANFLGSQQHEKEWRWYRDVLRDTNVLSKTTWLDIRGNHDNFNVPALQAKQDLFTNYSVQGRNHQRSYLHQVTAGGERYSFIAVDACLEPGPKRPFNFVGMLSMNETQHIMSLAEKSRDTGTNYTVWFGHYPTSCILTPGLGTSGVRNLIGKYQEGYAYLCGHFHKLGGAVPQMYTMQNEGFLELELGDWMKNRMYRLAAFDHGQFSFVDLQHNQWPVVLITNPKNALFNIPGKEESRAQLESSHIRLLAFSPAKITECQVKVDQQEWVDCIQASKELFVVPWKAEQYARGIHKVSVFVRDEDGRYRVVDQEFTLDGSRKKFSTLARFVLMYDTNKIFQAFFSVALISCLLPLCVFRIWHMLVRYGAVSRPRIRTYCCRGWIRKMWILSTVDRLIFPIVGYCLYLTCGPWSFGEVIDGHMGIVFVWGIFVNGAFLPGTLTYFYGFFQLVFCQFPLIIIFASNAQKRFYRGSSSAEKKLNFLAASWQNLPFILIMTVELLLALIFWNAYGTLAFIITPLRTWSIVLNLLLWYQSKNLPMKCLRSAAAVWSPPPEPKSNLSQ; encoded by the exons ATGCGTTTCACAACAGCGGCAATTGCTTTGATTGCGTTCATCgtgatattttcaatttttgtggcaaatgttGCAAACTTAGTTGGAATTGATAGCAAACTGAGCAAGCGTCTGGATGCCGCCTATAGCGAGGGCCAGCAGCGCTGGCAGATGGATCGCCTGCAGCGTTCGGGCAAACAACTCAAGCTTGACGATAGCCCATGGCACTTGATGTGGTTTCTACAG ATTTCCGACATCCATATAAGCCTCTACCTTGATCCCACTCGTGTACCACATCTGATCGAATTTTGCAACCGAACGGTAGACATTATCCGTCCCACGGTTGTTCTGGCTTCTGGTGATTTGACGGATGCAAAAACCGCTAATTTTCTTGGTTCCCAACAACATGAAAAAGAATGGCGTTGGTACAGGGACGTTTTACGCGATACAAATGTGCTGAGTAAAACCACTTGGTTAGATATTCGTGGCAATCATGATAATTTCAACGTTCCGGCACTGCAAGCTAAACAGGATTTGTTCACCAACTATTCTGTTCAAGGTAGGAATCATCAACGATCCTATCTGCATCAAGTTACCGCAGGCGGTGAACGATATAGTTTTATCGCCGTCGATGCTTGCCTGGAACCGGGCCCGAAGAGACCATTCAACTTTGTCGGTATGCTTTCAATGAACGAAACCCAACACATAATGAGTTTGGCTGAAAAATCAAGGGACACGGGAACCAATTATACAGTTTGGTTCGGCCACTACCCGACTTCATGCATTTTGACTCCCGGTTTGGGCACCAGTGGGGTTCGGAATTTAATCGGAAAGTATCAGGAAGGATACGCTTATCTttgtggacatttccacaagttGGGCGGCGCAGTGCCGCAGATGTACACAATGCAGAACGAAGGATTTCTCGAGTTGGAGCTCGGTGATTGGATGAAGAATCGAATGTACCGATTGGCTGCTTTTGATCACGGTCAATTCTCCTTCGTTGATTTGCAGCATAATCAATGGCCGGTAGTTTTGATAACTAACCCCAAGAACGCTCTGTTTAACATACCTGGTAAGGAGGAATCAAGGGCTCAATTGGAATCTAGTCATATTCGATTACTGGCTTTTTCTCCGGCGAAGATTACCGAATGTCAGGTGAAGGTGGACCAGCAGGAGTGGGTAGATTGCATACAGGCCAGTAAGGAGCTGTTTGTGGTACCGTGGAAGGCGGAACAGTATGCACGAGGAATACACAAAGTTTCAGTCTTTGTGCGGGATGAAGATGGTCGATACCGAGTGGTGGACCAGGAGTTCACATTGGATGGCTCCAGAAAGAAGTTTAGTACTTTGGCACGGTTCGTGCTGATGTACGACACGAATAAGATTTTCCAGGCATTCTTCAGTGTTGCTTTGATCTCGTGTTTGCTGCCGCTGTGCGTTTTTCGTATCTGGCATATGCTAGTGAGGT ATGGAGCTGTTTCCCGTCCCCGCATTCGAACCTACTGCTGTCGCGGGTGGATCCGTAAGATGTGGATCTTGTCGACCGTCGATCGTCTGATATTCCCGATAGTAGGTTACTGCTTATATCTGACCTGTGGTCCCTGGTCATTCGGTGAGGTTATTGACGGCCACATGGGCATCGTTTTTGTGTGGGGCATATTTGTGAATGGAGCCTTTCTGCCGGGTACGTTGACCTACTTCTATGGGTTCTTTCAGCTGGTGTTCTGTCAATTTCCACTAATCATCATCTTTGCCAGTAACGCCCAAAAAAG ATTCTACCGAGGGTCATCAAGTGCTGAAAAGAAACTCAACTTCCTGGCCGCTAGCTGGCAAAATCTTCCCTTCATCCTCATCATGACGGTTGAACTACTGCTGGCACTCATTTTTTGGAACGCCTACGGTACCCTAGCTTTCATAATCACACCGCTGCGAACATGGTCCATCGTGCTGAATCTGCTGCTGTGGTATCAATCGAAGAACCTGCCTATGAAGTGTCTTCGATCAGCAGCTGCCGTTTGGTCTCCCCCACCTGAACCTAAGTCAAACCTCTCCCAGTGA